The DNA region CCCATCCAATATCAGATCGCACGCTTTGAAACCCGTCTCGAAGAAATTATGACGGCCTCTGATGTCGGGGGCATACAAGAAATGGCCTATCACGTTGTTAAAAACAGGGGCAGGCGTTTTCGACCTGCCCTTGCATTCTTAACAGCGCAAGCCGTGGGCGAGTGTTCAGACGCGGTAATCGATGCTGCTGTAGGCGTTGAAATTATACAAACGGCATCGCTCATTCACGACGACGTGATCGACAACGCAGAAACGCGCCGGGGAGCCGATGTCCTGCATCTGAAATGGGGCAACCGCGCAGCCATTTTGATGGGCGATTTTCTCTTTGCCAAATCAATGCAAGTGCTCGTTGGCCTCAACTCTCTACAAGTCATGAACGCCACGACCCACGCAATTCAGCGCGTCGTTGAAGGAGAAATTCTCGAAGGCGAAATATCTTCTTCGGGTGAAGCCGCGCTCTATTTCCGCATGATCAACCAAAAAACCGCATCTCTGCTCGCGCTGGCTTGCGAATTAGGTGCTATTTTGGGAAAAGGGTCGCCCACCCAGATCGCTCGCATGGCGTCTTTCGGCAGTGAAATAGGCGTCGCCTTCCAGATTACCGACGACGTCCTCGACCTGATGGGCAACACAAACAACATGGGCAAGCCCACGGGAAACGACCTTCGAGAAAAAAAATTGACCTTGCCCTTAATTCGGGCACTGGCAAACTGCAAAAACGGCGAAGCTGACCACATTCGCAACAAAGTACTCAACGGCGTGGAAACCGGCAGCGACTGGCGAGAAATCAAACGCTTTGTCCGGCGCTATCGAGGCGTAGAAGCCGCGCGAGAAGAAGCGCGCTCTTATGCCCAATCCGCCCTCAAAAACCTGAATGCGCTACACACCTCCAGCGCGCGAGACGCGCTCGCATTGGCGGTTCAACACGTCGTTGAACGCGACCAGTAAATCACACCATAAACGGAGTAACCCCTTCCAATGACCCGAGAATACTGGCGTTTGTTAATCATAGGTGCGACCATAGTGCTCGCACTTTTTTATCTCTATCCCACCTACCAATTTTACTACGCAACTCAGGAAAATTTAGACGAGCGAGAGCGCGTAAAACAGCAGGCCATCAACCTGGGACTGGACTTGCAAGGGGGTATCCACCTCGTCCTCGAAGTGGATCAATCCAATCTATCAGAAGATGAAAAAACAGACGTGGTTGCGCGCGCCCTCGAAATCATCCGCAATCGCATTGACCAATTTGGCGTCTCTGAACCCATCATTCACCGCGAAGGCGATTGGCGCATCGTAGTCGAATTGCCGGGTGTGCAAGACATCGAACGCGCCAAGGGCCTGATCGGCAAAACCGCGCGCCTCGAATTCAAAATCCTCAAATCCGACGCCGACCGCGTAGGCATAATCGAAAAAATTGACCGACACCTTGCCGCCCAGGCACCTGTTGACAGCGCGCAAGCCGCAGACCCGCTCCTCGGACAAACAGCCGAAGACACCCCATCCCTCGCGCGCTATGTGCGCGCTTATGGACCAGACCTCGTGGTCATGGAAGACAACATCCTGACCGTACGGGAACTCATGAATCGCCCGGACGTACAAAAGCTCCTGCCACCCGACGCGCAATTCCTGTGGAATTCCAAAGACGAAGAAATGGGTGACGGACAACGCTATCGCGCGCTCTACTATCTCAAAAGACGCGTAGAAATGACAGGTGAAATTCTCTCCGATGCCTCTGTCACAACCGGGCAATCCTTTGAAAACGCCGGTCAACCCATCGTCAACTTCACCACCACCAGCCAGGGTGTGCGCCTCTTTGGACGGGTCACGGGTGCCAATGTGGGCGAACGCATGGCCATCATCCTCGATGATCAGGTCTATTCCGCACCCACAATACGCTCCAAAATCAGCCAGGGATCGGGCATTATCGAAGGCACGGGCACC from Gemmatimonadota bacterium includes:
- a CDS encoding polyprenyl synthetase family protein; protein product: MLDQIFAPIQYQIARFETRLEEIMTASDVGGIQEMAYHVVKNRGRRFRPALAFLTAQAVGECSDAVIDAAVGVEIIQTASLIHDDVIDNAETRRGADVLHLKWGNRAAILMGDFLFAKSMQVLVGLNSLQVMNATTHAIQRVVEGEILEGEISSSGEAALYFRMINQKTASLLALACELGAILGKGSPTQIARMASFGSEIGVAFQITDDVLDLMGNTNNMGKPTGNDLREKKLTLPLIRALANCKNGEADHIRNKVLNGVETGSDWREIKRFVRRYRGVEAAREEARSYAQSALKNLNALHTSSARDALALAVQHVVERDQ